The proteins below come from a single Rhinolophus ferrumequinum isolate MPI-CBG mRhiFer1 chromosome 8, mRhiFer1_v1.p, whole genome shotgun sequence genomic window:
- the RPRM gene encoding protein reprimo, with protein MNTALGNQTDVAGLFLANSSEALERAVRCCTQASVVTDDGFAEGGPDERSLYIMRVVQIAVMCVLSLTVVFGIFFLGCNLLIKSEGMINFLVKDRRPSKEVEAVVVGPY; from the coding sequence ATGAATACGGCGCTGGGCAACCAGACCGATGTGGCCGGCCTGTTCCTGGCCAACAGCAGCGAGGCGCTGGAGCGCGCTGTGCGCTGCTGCACCCAGGCGTCCGTGGTGACAGACGACGGCTTCGCCGAAGGCGGCCCGGACGAGCGCAGCCTGTACATCATGCGTGTGGTGCAGATCGCCGTCATGTGCGTGCTCTCGCTCACCGTGGTCTTCGGTATCTTCTTCCTCGGCTGCAACCTCCTCATCAAGTCCGAGGGCATGATCAACTTTCTGGTGAAGGATCGGAGACCGTCTAAGGAGGTGGAGGCGGTGGTCGTGGGTCCCTACTGA